The proteins below come from a single Corylus avellana chromosome ca3, CavTom2PMs-1.0 genomic window:
- the LOC132176019 gene encoding ankyrin repeat-containing protein BDA1-like isoform X3, producing MDHNLRDASEQGNIDALYSLIAIDPKVLDKIDEIPFVETPLHIAAAAGQTQFAMEMMMLKPSFARKLSPNGFTPVLLAMHNNQTQLVRELLAVHTDLVCAQGRGGMNPLHYAAQTGNLHLLTEFLRVCPKSIEDVTSLSETAMHIALKNDMLDAFQLLVGWLRRAVFKNAAFWEKRMLNWLDLDGNSVLHIAASKNEPQAMRWLLDCRVLVNLKNLEGFTALDIVEEQTQVDNQEMRKMLCRAGALSASSLPKVASFADYLRYPIPINEKLYICFFRQRMLMSNDMRNMLLVVAVLLVTVAYQAVLSPPGGFWQDNYIPGANTQSNITAATGARNGASQVVPHQVGTVTMARHFFHLLLVVTWKHMEEFLRLF from the exons ATGGATCACAATCTGAGAGATGCTTCTGAGCAAGGAAACATTGACGCCTTATACTCGTTGATTGCAATTGATCCGAAAGTTTTGGACAAGATCGATGAGATTCCATTTGTTGAGACCCCTTTACACATAGCTGCAGCAGCAGGACAGACCCAGTTTGCCATGGAGATGATGATGTTAAAGCCATCATTTGCTAGGAAGCTTAGCCCAAATGGGTTCACCCCTGTGCTCCTTGCTATGCATAATAACCAAACCCAATTGGTGCGCGAGCTGCTTGCTGTTCATACGGACCTTGTTTGTGCACAAGGAAGGGGTGGTATGAATCCTTTACATTATGCAGCTCAAACAGGAAACCTCCATCTGTTGACTGAATTTCTAAGAGTCTGCCCTAAGTCTATTGAAGATGTGACAAGTTTAAGCGAGACTGCTATGCACATTGCACTGAAAAACGACATGTTAGATGCTTTTCAGCTCCTGGTTGGATGGCTTCGGCGGGCCGTGTTTAAAAATGCTGCATTCTGGGAGAAGAGGATGCTGAATTGGCTGGATTTGGATGGTAACTCTGTGTTGCACATTGCAGCATCCAAAAATGAACCCCAGGCAA TGAGGTGGTTATTGGATTGTAGAGTCCTTGTAAACCTCAAGAATTTAGAGGGTTTTACTGCTCTAGACATCGTGGAAGAGCAAACACAAGTGGACAACCAAGAGATGAGGAAGATGCTATGCCGTGCAGGAGCTCTAAGTGCTTCATCACTTCCCAAGGTTGCATCTTTTGCAGATTACTTAAGATATCCTATCCCAATTAATGAGAAGTTATACATATGCTTCTTTCGTCAGAGAATGCTAATGTCAAACGACATGCGCAATATGCTGCTGGTGGTTGCTGTTTTGCTTGTAACAGTCGCCTACCAAGCAGTACTCAGCCCTCCAGGAGGATTTTGGCAAGATAACTACATCCCTGGAGCCAATACTCAGTCGAATATCACAGCCGCAACCGGCGCTAGAAATGGAGCTAGTCAAGTCGTCCCACACCAGG
- the LOC132176019 gene encoding ankyrin repeat-containing protein BDA1-like isoform X4, translating to MDHNLRDASEQGNIDALYSLIAIDPKVLDKIDEIPFVETPLHIAAAAGQTQFAMEMMMLKPSFARKLSPNGFTPVLLAMHNNQTQLVRELLAVHTDLVCAQGRGGMNPLHYAAQTGNLHLLTEFLRVCPKSIEDVTSLSETAMHIALKNDMLDAFQLLVGWLRRAVFKNAAFWEKRMLNWLDLDGNSVLHIAASKNEPQAMRWLLDCRVLVNLKNLEGFTALDIVEEQTQVDNQEMRKMLCRAGALSASSLPKSPTKQYSALQEDFGKITTSLEPILSRISQPQPALEMELVKSSHTRWEQ from the exons ATGGATCACAATCTGAGAGATGCTTCTGAGCAAGGAAACATTGACGCCTTATACTCGTTGATTGCAATTGATCCGAAAGTTTTGGACAAGATCGATGAGATTCCATTTGTTGAGACCCCTTTACACATAGCTGCAGCAGCAGGACAGACCCAGTTTGCCATGGAGATGATGATGTTAAAGCCATCATTTGCTAGGAAGCTTAGCCCAAATGGGTTCACCCCTGTGCTCCTTGCTATGCATAATAACCAAACCCAATTGGTGCGCGAGCTGCTTGCTGTTCATACGGACCTTGTTTGTGCACAAGGAAGGGGTGGTATGAATCCTTTACATTATGCAGCTCAAACAGGAAACCTCCATCTGTTGACTGAATTTCTAAGAGTCTGCCCTAAGTCTATTGAAGATGTGACAAGTTTAAGCGAGACTGCTATGCACATTGCACTGAAAAACGACATGTTAGATGCTTTTCAGCTCCTGGTTGGATGGCTTCGGCGGGCCGTGTTTAAAAATGCTGCATTCTGGGAGAAGAGGATGCTGAATTGGCTGGATTTGGATGGTAACTCTGTGTTGCACATTGCAGCATCCAAAAATGAACCCCAGGCAA TGAGGTGGTTATTGGATTGTAGAGTCCTTGTAAACCTCAAGAATTTAGAGGGTTTTACTGCTCTAGACATCGTGGAAGAGCAAACACAAGTGGACAACCAAGAGATGAGGAAGATGCTATGCCGTGCAGGAGCTCTAAGTGCTTCATCACTTCCCAAG TCGCCTACCAAGCAGTACTCAGCCCTCCAGGAGGATTTTGGCAAGATAACTACATCCCTGGAGCCAATACTCAGTCGAATATCACAGCCGCAACCGGCGCTAGAAATGGAGCTAGTCAAGTCGTCCCACACCAGG